A section of the Verrucomicrobium sp. GAS474 genome encodes:
- a CDS encoding sialate O-acetylesterase: MIFLFRLLLLALLPPLAPAFAEVRMPALFGDHMVLQRGADVPVWGTAEPGEAVTVTAGAGPAAVTARATAGPDGKWIATLDRLPASEQPIDLVVAGGNTLAFHDVLVGDVWVCSGQSNMEFGITMTPVPADLAPAADPGLRLFSVPKRVSPQVEREIGPAPPNFPLLATWQVCTPETLGKTGEWGGFSAIGYYFGRELRAFTRQPVGIIGTYWGGTRIQAWTSLEMLQSLPEKAGAAKAGANFRDNYAQIKEAYETVALPEYKAALEKWTQENKAALDAYPETMRQWQAAAKEASAKGEPAPPRPIEPKPPKPPRDMAHDNSNSSALFNGMIAPLIPCAIKGVLWYQGESNSDEPLLYRVELPALIRDWRARWGGGDFPFLVVQLPNFDARPAQPADANWAVMRESQAHAAAILPSVGCVVTIDVGDARNLHPGDKADVGRRAAGLARHVAYGEPEGPYTGPVYRNANVEGSAIRIGFDKASLGAGLALANPPAPFYAAQRQAPPAVPPTVLKGFSIAGDDNRFVEASARIDGDTVVVSSDGVPVPVAVRYAWANSPECNLYNKEGYPAAPFRTDALPLPGK, translated from the coding sequence GTGATCTTTCTCTTCCGCCTTCTCCTCCTCGCCCTCCTGCCGCCCCTTGCCCCCGCCTTCGCCGAGGTGAGGATGCCCGCGCTCTTTGGCGATCACATGGTCCTCCAGCGCGGGGCGGACGTTCCCGTCTGGGGAACCGCCGAACCGGGCGAGGCCGTCACCGTCACCGCCGGAGCGGGCCCTGCCGCCGTCACGGCGCGGGCGACGGCCGGGCCCGACGGGAAGTGGATCGCCACTCTCGACCGGCTTCCCGCCTCGGAGCAGCCGATCGACCTCGTCGTCGCGGGGGGAAACACCCTCGCCTTCCACGATGTCCTCGTCGGCGACGTCTGGGTCTGTTCCGGCCAATCGAACATGGAATTCGGCATCACCATGACCCCCGTGCCCGCCGACCTGGCTCCCGCCGCCGATCCCGGACTCCGCCTCTTCTCCGTTCCGAAACGGGTTTCTCCCCAGGTCGAGAGAGAGATCGGCCCGGCCCCGCCGAACTTCCCCCTCCTGGCGACGTGGCAGGTCTGCACGCCCGAAACACTGGGAAAGACAGGGGAGTGGGGGGGATTCTCGGCCATCGGCTACTACTTCGGACGGGAACTCCGCGCCTTCACCAGGCAGCCCGTCGGCATCATCGGGACCTATTGGGGCGGGACCCGCATTCAAGCGTGGACCAGCCTCGAGATGCTCCAGTCGCTGCCCGAGAAGGCGGGCGCGGCCAAGGCGGGCGCGAACTTCCGGGACAACTACGCCCAGATCAAGGAGGCCTACGAGACCGTCGCCCTTCCCGAGTACAAGGCGGCACTTGAAAAATGGACCCAGGAGAACAAGGCGGCCCTCGACGCCTATCCCGAAACGATGCGGCAGTGGCAGGCCGCGGCGAAGGAGGCCTCCGCCAAGGGGGAACCCGCCCCGCCCCGCCCGATCGAGCCCAAGCCCCCGAAGCCGCCGCGCGACATGGCCCATGACAACAGCAATTCGAGCGCCCTCTTCAACGGCATGATCGCCCCGCTGATCCCCTGCGCGATCAAGGGGGTCCTCTGGTACCAGGGCGAATCGAACAGCGACGAACCCCTTCTCTACCGCGTCGAGCTTCCCGCCTTGATCCGCGACTGGCGCGCCCGCTGGGGCGGGGGGGATTTCCCGTTCCTCGTGGTCCAGCTCCCGAACTTCGACGCCCGTCCCGCCCAGCCTGCCGACGCGAACTGGGCCGTGATGCGCGAGTCCCAGGCCCATGCCGCCGCCATCCTTCCCTCCGTCGGCTGCGTCGTCACCATCGACGTGGGGGACGCGCGGAACCTCCATCCGGGAGACAAGGCCGACGTGGGGAGGCGGGCCGCCGGTCTGGCCCGTCACGTGGCTTACGGGGAGCCGGAAGGGCCGTACACCGGCCCAGTTTACAGGAATGCGAACGTCGAAGGGAGCGCCATCCGGATCGGGTTCGACAAGGCGAGTCTCGGTGCCGGCCTCGCCCTCGCCAACCCGCCCGCTCCCTTCTACGCCGCCCAGCGGCAGGCGCCTCCCGCGGTACCGCCGACGGTGCTCAAGGGATTCTCCATCGCGGGTGACGACAACCGGTTCGTGGAAGCCTCCGCGAGGATCGACGGCGATACGGTCGTCGTCTCGTCCGACGGCGTTCCGGTTCCCGTCGCGGTCCGCTACGCCTGGGCCAACAGTCCGGAGTGCAATCTTTACAACAAGGAGGGTTACCCCGCCGCCCCGTTCCGCACCGACGCGCTCCCGCTTCCCGGCAAATGA
- a CDS encoding PEP-CTERM sorting domain-containing protein (PEP-CTERM proteins occur, often in large numbers, in the proteomes of bacteria that also encode an exosortase, a predicted intramembrane cysteine proteinase. The presence of a PEP-CTERM domain at a protein's C-terminus predicts cleavage within the sorting domain, followed by covalent anchoring to some some component of the (usually Gram-negative) cell surface. Many PEP-CTERM proteins exhibit an unusual sequence composition that includes large numbers of potential glycosylation sites. Expression of one such protein has been shown restore the ability of a bacterium to form floc, a type of biofilm.), which translates to MSISRPLRRTHLLSFATLALCLGSGLPAWSQWIGTANNTNYETTTNWQGGAINDTFGTAGWASTGATTQTLTFALGATTITASATALNNMAVGQTVGSGTSAFSTATTVASAFTTGTTSIALTSTTGMAVGQVITGTGIASGTTITAISGTTVTLSTATTGASNTGSYTALDVITAIDKVGGTFTVNGATTAAGTNASVAFNALNDSWKILITANRTLPGNFTYNSADPADVGFVPNSNLTWTFASATPTISVAMGGTGVSRGLTIGSGSRYFTMNFAGSGSNGDVTFAVDSGMSPLGNAASIDILSFSAGMTGIHNLTKTGGGTAIINPGTTAQVATVTGSVTINGGILRLLNTTSGVGVTDISSGTATPVSYSVYGRGSVLELSQTINSTNIIESTAPIALYGGALGTSSKYAQSLGVVTLGDGRNVIGNYTYNAPNTLTLASLVRQNDATVNLLGSAYTNMTLGGGNNILVANDANILASLSGGGASSGLATSIVPWASGTPVGSAWSSSGFQNTDLTAWVGQELVTYTTAGGFRTLTVGTGVGTASTGDYYNANTSALFNGLGTSTYNVNLTSSATVTADETINALRIGNSETVTIGFGSTLNITSGALFNAGNNSTTITGGTINTGNAALIVSGGGTGVNGLTIASTIANTITDQSKVGLIVAASGTTANTGGVTLSGTNTYGGYTLVQGNAVIASSGALNSAAALRIDNGGYATVAAGITAQVTALTGTGTLQFATASNANQLNLGGGTGANNTVTVNSGGLIGAGDPTGATQAGTLTLGSNVNNLTFNVGSTFAVDLSSATTFDQIVAAASGTNTLTLNGGTIRLTLGTGYTPTVGQTWLITNGFTLESGSLSNMLLYSTDGDIYSLSLAGLNNADLLVTLVAVPEPSLLWLLVLGGGVLLAARRRAAVRTA; encoded by the coding sequence ATGTCCATCTCTCGCCCCCTGCGCCGCACTCACCTTCTTTCGTTCGCCACCCTGGCCCTTTGCCTCGGAAGCGGCCTTCCTGCTTGGTCCCAATGGATCGGCACCGCCAACAACACCAATTACGAGACGACCACCAACTGGCAAGGGGGCGCCATCAACGACACCTTCGGCACCGCCGGATGGGCGAGCACGGGGGCGACCACGCAGACCCTCACCTTCGCGCTCGGGGCCACCACGATCACCGCCTCGGCGACCGCCCTGAACAACATGGCCGTGGGGCAGACGGTCGGCAGCGGGACCAGCGCCTTCTCGACCGCCACCACCGTCGCCTCGGCCTTCACGACGGGGACGACAAGCATCGCCCTGACCTCCACCACCGGCATGGCCGTCGGCCAGGTGATCACCGGCACCGGCATCGCGTCGGGGACGACCATCACCGCGATCAGCGGCACCACCGTCACGCTGAGCACCGCGACCACGGGTGCCAGCAACACCGGCTCCTACACCGCCCTCGACGTCATCACGGCCATCGACAAGGTGGGCGGCACCTTCACCGTCAACGGCGCGACGACCGCCGCCGGGACCAATGCGAGCGTCGCCTTCAACGCCCTGAACGACTCCTGGAAAATCCTCATCACGGCGAACCGGACCCTCCCCGGCAACTTCACCTACAACAGTGCCGATCCCGCCGACGTCGGCTTCGTCCCCAACAGCAACCTCACCTGGACCTTCGCCTCCGCCACCCCGACGATCAGCGTCGCCATGGGCGGAACCGGCGTCAGCCGCGGCTTGACCATTGGCTCGGGAAGCCGCTACTTCACGATGAATTTCGCGGGTTCGGGCAGCAACGGCGACGTCACCTTCGCGGTCGATTCGGGCATGAGCCCGCTCGGCAATGCCGCGAGCATCGACATTCTCTCCTTCTCGGCCGGGATGACCGGCATCCACAACCTCACCAAGACCGGCGGCGGCACCGCGATCATCAACCCGGGGACGACGGCCCAGGTCGCCACCGTCACCGGCTCGGTCACGATCAACGGCGGCATTCTTCGCCTCCTCAACACCACGAGCGGCGTCGGCGTCACCGACATCTCCTCCGGCACCGCCACGCCTGTTTCCTATTCCGTCTACGGACGGGGCTCGGTCCTCGAGCTCTCTCAGACCATCAATTCGACCAACATCATCGAAAGCACCGCGCCCATCGCCCTCTACGGAGGCGCGCTCGGCACCAGCTCCAAATACGCCCAATCCCTCGGCGTCGTCACCCTGGGCGACGGGCGCAACGTGATCGGCAATTACACCTACAACGCCCCCAACACCCTCACGCTCGCCTCCCTCGTCCGCCAGAACGACGCCACGGTGAACCTCTTGGGCAGCGCCTACACCAACATGACCCTCGGCGGCGGCAACAACATCCTCGTCGCCAACGACGCGAATATCCTCGCGTCCCTCTCCGGAGGCGGCGCCTCCTCCGGGCTCGCCACCAGCATCGTCCCTTGGGCGAGCGGCACGCCAGTCGGCTCGGCCTGGTCCTCCTCCGGCTTCCAGAACACCGATCTCACCGCGTGGGTCGGCCAGGAACTCGTCACCTACACCACGGCGGGCGGCTTCCGCACCCTCACCGTCGGGACCGGCGTCGGGACGGCCTCCACCGGGGATTACTACAATGCCAATACGTCGGCCCTCTTCAACGGCCTCGGCACCTCGACCTACAACGTCAACCTCACCTCGAGCGCGACCGTCACCGCGGACGAGACGATCAACGCCCTCCGCATCGGCAACAGCGAAACGGTCACGATCGGCTTCGGGTCGACCCTCAACATCACGAGCGGCGCCCTCTTCAACGCCGGGAACAACTCCACCACCATCACCGGCGGCACGATCAACACCGGAAACGCCGCCCTGATCGTCTCCGGCGGCGGCACCGGCGTGAACGGACTGACGATCGCCTCCACGATCGCCAACACGATCACCGACCAGAGCAAGGTCGGCCTCATCGTCGCGGCCAGCGGCACGACGGCGAACACCGGCGGCGTGACCCTCAGCGGCACGAACACCTACGGCGGCTACACCCTCGTCCAGGGGAACGCCGTCATCGCCAGCTCCGGCGCCCTCAACTCCGCCGCCGCCCTCCGCATCGACAACGGCGGCTACGCCACCGTCGCCGCCGGGATCACCGCGCAGGTGACGGCCCTCACCGGCACCGGCACCCTCCAGTTTGCCACCGCCTCCAACGCCAACCAGCTCAACCTCGGCGGCGGCACCGGCGCGAACAACACCGTGACGGTGAACAGCGGCGGCCTGATCGGCGCGGGCGACCCGACCGGGGCGACCCAGGCCGGGACCCTCACCCTCGGCTCCAACGTGAACAACCTCACCTTCAACGTCGGATCGACCTTTGCCGTCGATCTCTCCAGCGCGACGACCTTCGACCAGATCGTCGCCGCCGCCTCGGGTACGAATACCCTCACCCTCAACGGCGGCACGATCCGGCTCACCCTCGGCACCGGCTACACCCCGACGGTCGGCCAGACCTGGCTCATCACCAACGGCTTCACGCTCGAAAGCGGCTCGCTCTCCAACATGCTGCTCTACTCGACCGACGGCGACATCTACTCGCTTTCGCTCGCCGGCCTCAACAACGCCGACCTCCTGGTGACCCTGGTCGCCGTTCCCGAGCCCTCGCTTCTCTGGCTCCTCGTCCTCGGCGGCGGCGTCCTTCTCGCCGCCCGCCGCCGCGCCGCGGTCCGGACGGCTTAA
- a CDS encoding carbohydrate-binding family 9-like protein: MNRRDQARTMQGRGVLLSLGGIALLLLLALPLRAEIVNAAPRPRIGVPHAAAIPKVDADPADPAWNGAASIVSLSPSLREGKDAALPVPASATEIRLLWDAEWLYVRFLCRGGMPYTPERGRNALLYKGDAVEMFIDPAGDARQWIELQANVNNDLFQQLFLCTGEPQSGPTLRLRDDLFGRDVWIFRGWELTGLRNAASRRDGSGAGGETEWIVDLALPAASLLKRLGKTKFEPMTLRAEFLRALWSAPGAEGSRYLVFLDWAPVTYGNPHRSPAAFGFLDLLP; encoded by the coding sequence ATGAATCGAAGAGACCAGGCGCGGACGATGCAAGGGAGAGGAGTTCTCCTGAGCCTTGGCGGGATCGCCCTCTTGCTGCTCCTCGCCCTTCCTCTCCGCGCCGAGATCGTCAATGCCGCGCCCCGTCCGCGCATCGGGGTGCCTCACGCCGCGGCGATTCCCAAGGTCGATGCCGACCCCGCCGATCCCGCCTGGAACGGCGCGGCCTCCATCGTTTCCCTCTCCCCGAGCCTGCGGGAAGGGAAAGACGCCGCCTTGCCCGTCCCTGCCTCGGCGACGGAGATCCGGCTGCTCTGGGATGCCGAATGGTTGTACGTGAGATTCCTCTGCCGGGGAGGGATGCCCTACACGCCGGAACGGGGCCGGAATGCGCTTCTTTACAAGGGCGACGCCGTCGAGATGTTCATCGATCCCGCCGGGGACGCCCGCCAGTGGATCGAGTTGCAGGCCAACGTGAACAACGATCTCTTCCAGCAGCTCTTCCTCTGCACGGGGGAGCCGCAGTCCGGCCCCACGCTCCGCCTGCGCGACGACCTGTTCGGGCGCGATGTCTGGATCTTCCGCGGGTGGGAGCTGACCGGATTGCGCAATGCCGCCTCGCGCCGCGACGGGAGCGGAGCCGGGGGGGAGACGGAGTGGATCGTCGACCTCGCCCTGCCTGCGGCATCGCTCCTGAAACGGCTCGGAAAGACGAAGTTCGAGCCGATGACGCTCCGCGCCGAGTTCCTCCGCGCCCTTTGGTCGGCTCCCGGCGCGGAGGGATCGCGCTATCTGGTTTTCCTCGATTGGGCCCCGGTCACCTACGGCAATCCCCACCGCTCCCCCGCCGCCTTCGGCTTCCTCGATCTTCTTCCCTAA
- a CDS encoding Gfo/Idh/MocA family oxidoreductase, with product MTHRIGIVGLRFGSHILRLMSEGATQSRFTLGGVCDVNPAFAAEEGAKWGVPAHTSLDALLEDDEIGVVGLFTQPAGRAQLLRRIIRAGKDVMTTKPFELDVAEAESVLAEARELGRVIHLNSPPAILPEDLRIIERWREVHDLGRPVSIHAAVWANYCEEADGSWMDDPELCPTAPLFRLGIYLLNDLGCLFGLPEEIQVMTSRLRTGRPTADNAQMMVRYPNRALGHIAASFCIDDGDRYQNSLSLHFENGTIYRNVGGLRLHEPRGEGAELCLVQRGTKGRQVIEATRVEEMSGSYQWGALADAIEAGRGIDAAYAVRLVDSVRILDALRRSQHAGAGVIRL from the coding sequence ATGACTCATCGGATCGGGATCGTCGGTCTCCGGTTCGGGAGTCACATTCTGCGGTTGATGTCGGAGGGGGCCACCCAGTCCCGCTTTACTCTTGGAGGGGTCTGCGACGTGAATCCCGCCTTCGCCGCCGAGGAAGGGGCGAAGTGGGGGGTCCCGGCCCACACCTCGCTCGACGCTCTCCTCGAAGACGACGAGATCGGCGTGGTCGGCCTCTTCACGCAGCCTGCGGGGCGGGCGCAGCTGTTGCGGCGCATCATCCGCGCGGGCAAGGACGTGATGACGACGAAGCCCTTCGAGCTCGACGTCGCCGAGGCGGAGTCGGTCCTGGCCGAGGCCCGGGAGCTGGGACGGGTGATCCACCTGAATTCCCCCCCCGCCATTCTCCCCGAAGATCTTCGCATCATCGAGCGGTGGCGGGAGGTCCACGATCTGGGCAGGCCGGTCTCGATCCACGCCGCCGTCTGGGCCAATTACTGCGAGGAGGCCGACGGCTCCTGGATGGACGATCCGGAACTCTGCCCCACGGCGCCCCTCTTCCGCCTCGGGATCTACCTGCTCAACGATCTCGGATGCCTCTTCGGCCTGCCCGAGGAAATCCAGGTGATGACCTCCCGCCTCCGCACCGGGAGGCCGACGGCCGACAACGCGCAGATGATGGTCCGCTACCCGAACCGGGCCCTCGGCCACATCGCGGCCTCGTTCTGCATCGACGACGGCGACCGGTACCAGAACAGCCTCTCCCTCCATTTCGAGAACGGGACGATCTACCGGAACGTCGGCGGCCTCCGCCTGCACGAGCCGCGCGGCGAGGGGGCCGAGCTGTGCCTCGTCCAGCGCGGGACCAAGGGGCGGCAGGTGATCGAAGCGACCCGGGTCGAAGAGATGTCCGGCAGCTATCAATGGGGGGCGCTCGCCGACGCGATCGAGGCCGGACGGGGGATCGACGCCGCCTATGCCGTCCGCCTCGTCGACAGCGTCCGCATCCTGGACGCCCTCCGTCGCAGCCAGCATGCGGGTGCCGGCGTGATTCGACTTTAG
- a CDS encoding sugar phosphate isomerase/epimerase family protein yields MPPPRIDLGFCWIFGELPPEEGLSRLREAGFDGVELWPEALWRWGAERWAKALAASGLRCLQLCPYFDFVHGAAALEKSRLELDAFSRAARIVGCSRIRVFTGPPWGEGVVGGAEASPGQWEAATSSLRAFCDRGSAGVPPLEFCLECHEGSLMEDSPSARRLLDGVARPNLTINLQLPLLGEPWETSLAALAPMTTHIHIHNWTTGLGEGELTFLDEGGFDWEPVVRAIVERGRGDSLTLSVEHAGHGGRHDPWETARRDGAFLRELRARVLPRS; encoded by the coding sequence ATGCCTCCCCCCCGCATCGACCTCGGTTTCTGCTGGATATTCGGCGAACTTCCTCCCGAGGAGGGGCTTTCCCGGCTCCGGGAAGCCGGCTTCGACGGCGTCGAGCTCTGGCCGGAGGCGCTGTGGCGTTGGGGGGCGGAGCGGTGGGCGAAGGCGCTCGCGGCCTCGGGCCTTCGGTGTTTGCAGCTCTGCCCTTATTTCGATTTCGTCCACGGTGCGGCGGCGCTGGAAAAGAGCCGCCTCGAGCTCGACGCCTTTTCCCGGGCCGCGCGGATCGTCGGCTGTTCCCGGATTCGCGTCTTCACCGGCCCCCCCTGGGGCGAGGGGGTGGTCGGAGGTGCGGAGGCGAGCCCCGGGCAATGGGAGGCGGCCACGAGCTCTCTCCGTGCGTTTTGCGACCGGGGCTCGGCCGGGGTTCCTCCTCTCGAATTTTGCCTGGAATGCCATGAAGGAAGTCTGATGGAGGATTCCCCGTCGGCCCGACGGCTCCTCGACGGGGTGGCAAGGCCGAATCTGACGATCAACCTCCAGTTGCCGCTCCTCGGCGAGCCGTGGGAGACGAGCCTCGCCGCCCTCGCGCCGATGACGACCCACATTCATATCCACAACTGGACGACGGGGCTCGGCGAGGGGGAACTGACTTTTCTCGATGAAGGGGGATTCGATTGGGAGCCGGTGGTCCGCGCGATCGTGGAGCGGGGGCGGGGAGATTCCCTCACGCTCTCGGTGGAACATGCCGGACACGGAGGCCGCCATGACCCGTGGGAGACGGCGCGCCGGGATGGGGCGTTCCTGCGGGAACTCCGCGCCCGCGTGCTGCCGCGATCCTAG
- a CDS encoding LacI family DNA-binding transcriptional regulator, whose product MRQILRERILNGFEHGQRFHSERELIEKLAVSQPTIRRALNDLVAEGYLLPEPRRGFFVQRKTETRHVGFILPELSRNSLGIEYTVCREQGCLLDPHYLHRNDRLNDLIRSIKYPPSQERLLIAGLTVDLTLALSSHLRMEGYQHIVLGPKIPGLACGTIMPDYETEVDQVIDHLTGLGHERILFMVNEPEILLITSLRSQLVHRKIEERGLRHARVVSCQTQNWDSSYDAAYRKADEIFGPGSDRREWPTAVAPLSGVGAWAVLRYAMRHGIRVPEDISLLSFDAIENADILPVPLTEMTFSPQERIEKAITLLWGPDADKVDVRMTPKLVVRESTAAPRG is encoded by the coding sequence GTGCGGCAGATTCTGCGCGAGCGAATCCTGAACGGATTCGAACACGGCCAGCGTTTCCACTCGGAACGGGAGCTGATCGAAAAGCTCGCCGTTTCCCAGCCGACGATCCGGCGCGCCTTGAACGACCTGGTGGCCGAGGGCTACCTCCTGCCCGAACCCCGCCGCGGCTTCTTCGTCCAGCGCAAGACCGAGACCCGCCATGTCGGCTTCATCCTCCCCGAGCTGAGCCGCAACAGCCTGGGCATCGAATACACCGTCTGCCGGGAGCAGGGATGCCTCCTCGATCCCCACTACCTCCATCGGAACGACCGCCTCAACGACCTCATCCGGTCGATCAAATACCCGCCCAGCCAGGAGCGGCTCCTGATCGCCGGCCTCACGGTCGACCTGACCCTCGCCCTCAGCTCCCACCTCCGCATGGAAGGGTACCAGCACATCGTCCTCGGGCCGAAAATCCCCGGCCTCGCCTGCGGCACGATCATGCCCGATTACGAAACCGAGGTCGACCAGGTGATCGATCACCTGACCGGGCTCGGCCACGAGCGCATTCTCTTCATGGTGAACGAGCCCGAAATCCTTCTCATCACCAGTCTTCGCTCCCAGCTCGTCCACCGCAAGATCGAAGAACGGGGTCTGCGCCACGCCCGCGTCGTCTCGTGCCAGACCCAGAACTGGGACAGTTCCTACGATGCCGCCTACCGGAAAGCCGACGAGATCTTCGGCCCGGGCAGCGACCGCCGCGAATGGCCCACCGCCGTCGCGCCCCTCTCCGGCGTCGGGGCCTGGGCCGTCCTGCGGTACGCGATGCGCCATGGCATCCGGGTACCCGAAGACATTTCCCTCCTCTCCTTCGACGCCATCGAGAACGCCGACATTCTTCCCGTGCCCCTGACCGAAATGACCTTCTCTCCCCAGGAACGGATCGAAAAGGCGATCACCCTGCTTTGGGGGCCCGATGCCGACAAGGTCGACGTGCGCATGACGCCGAAGCTCGTCGTCCGCGAGAGTACGGCCGCTCCCCGCGGCTAG